The Streptomyces sp. HUAS MG91 sequence CGAGGACGACGTGGACTGGCGCAAACCGCTCATCGTGAGCTGGGCCGGGATGCGGGGCGTGGTGTCGCTGGCCATCGCCTTCTCGATCCCGCTCGTGACGGACAGCGGGGAGGAGTTCCCCGCCCGCAACCTGGTGCTCTTCCTGACGTTCACGACGGTCATCGGCACGCTCGTCGTGCAGGGGCTCTCGCTGCCGCCGCTCATCAAGGCGCTGAAGCTGCCCGGACGGGACGTGCAGGCCGAGACGCTGGTCGAGGCGCAGGCCCAGAACACCGCCTCGACGGCCGCGGAGGAGCGGGTGGACGACCTGATGCGCGACGAGCGCAACCGCCTCCCACAGGCCCTCCAGGACCGCCTGCACACCGTTCTGGAGCGGCGCCGCAACTCCGTGTGGGAGCGGCTCGGCCAGCCGAACCCGGTGACCGGTGAGTCCGCCGACGACACCTACCGGCGGCTCGCGCGGGAGGCGATCGCCGCCGAGCGCGAGGTGTTCGTACGGCTGCGCGACGAGCGGCGCATCGACGACGAGATGATGCGGACGCTGCTGCGCAAGCTGGACCTGGAGGAGGCCACGGCCTACCGGGAGGTCGACGACTGAGTGGACCGGGGGCTACTGGGGTGCGCCCGTGACGACCGCCGCGATCGTCGTGCCGGTGCGGAACGCACCGCTCCGGGTGAGTGCGACGAGAGCGTGGAGCATCTTGGCGACGTACAGGTGCTCCACGGGGACGCCGTGCAGCTGCCCGAAGTCCTCGGCGAACGCCCTCAGCTCGGCGGGCACGCGTGCGTAGCCGCCGAAATGGAAGCCGTCCGCCACCTGCCAGCTGCCGCGGACACCGCCGAACGCGGCCTCCTGGAGGGCGTGGACCTCGGCGGTGAGGAAACCGCCCTTGAGGACGGCGACGCCGAGGGCGCGCTGGTCGGGGGCGAGGCCCGCGGCCAGACCCGCCAGGGTGCCGCCGGTGCCGCAGGCGAGGGCGACGACATCGGCCCGGCCGCGCAGTTCACGGCCCAGGGCCGCGCAGCCCCGGACGGCGAGCGCGTTGCTGCCGCCCTCGGGGACCACGTACGCGTCCCGGGCGCCGGCCGCTTCGAGGAGCGCGGTGAGCGTGGCCGGATCCTCCTTGTGCCGATACGCCGATCTGTCGACGAAGTGCAGCCGCATGCCGTCCGCGGCACAGCGGGCCAGCGACGGATTGAGGGGGCGGCCGGCCAGCTCGTCGCCGCGGACGATGCCGGTCGTGGCGATGCCCAGGAGACGGCCGGCCGCGGCCGTGGCCCGCAGATGGTTGGAGTACGCGCCGCCGAACGTGACGAGCGGGCGGCCCCGTGCCGCCTCCAGGTTCGGGGCGAGTTTGCGCCACTTGTTGCCGATCAGATCCGGGTGGATCAGGTCGTCCCGCTTGAGGAGGACGCGCACGCCGTGGCGGGCGAAGCGGTCGTCGTCGATCTCCGTCAGGGGCGACGGCAGTCGGGGGCTCAGGTCGGCGAGGAGCGGGCGGGGCACCCGGCCATTGTCGGACATGTGTCCGGGTGCCCGCCGTCGCGGCCTACTTCAGCCGGTCCCGGACGCGCTCGCGCAGCCAGGCCATCGTGAAGCCCTTCGGGTCGATCTTCCCGGGCTGCCACTCCAGGTGGCCGATGACGGACCGCTCCGTCCACCCGTGGTGGCGGCAGATCGCCGCGGACACCTTCTCGATGGCCGTCAGCTGGGCATCCGGCCACGGGTCCTCGCCGTCGCCGAGGTTCTCGCACTCGAAACCGTAGAAGCGGCTGTTGCCGTCCGTGTTCGCCTCGTTGTCGTGCGGGAGCGCCTTCTCCGCGATCACCGCGCGCAGCACGTCGTCGTCACCGAGCCCCGCGTGGTTCGCCCGGCCGTAGCCCACCAGGTGGACACGGCCGTCCTTGGTGATCACGCCGTGGCAGAGCGGGCCCGGCAGGTCCGTGTGCCCGTCGCGGCAGACGCGGACCGTCGCCGCGCTGCCCTGGGTGACGGTGTGATGGATCATCACCCCGTTCACCGGGCCCCAGGCGCCCTTGCTGTTGCGGTTGTGGTGCTGCCAGTCGCCGACTTCGACCACTGTCAGGCCTTCGTCCTTCAGAACGGCGAGAAAACTGGCCGCGGACATGGGTGGGGCCATGACCGACTCCTTCGCGGGATGGACGGCCGCCTCCCGCGGGCCGTCTCGTACCGCTGCTTTTACCCACAACAGCCCGGCACGGACTACTCGTTCGTATTCCGTGCGAGCTGTTCCGGACAGCGGAGCGTCCCACCCCGAGCCGAGGTCAGCTGTGCAGGAACCCGTCCCCGTTCGTCGCGATGTGCGCCTCCAGTGCGCGCAGCGCCGTCTGCGTGGC is a genomic window containing:
- a CDS encoding pyridoxal-phosphate dependent enzyme — encoded protein: MSDNGRVPRPLLADLSPRLPSPLTEIDDDRFARHGVRVLLKRDDLIHPDLIGNKWRKLAPNLEAARGRPLVTFGGAYSNHLRATAAAGRLLGIATTGIVRGDELAGRPLNPSLARCAADGMRLHFVDRSAYRHKEDPATLTALLEAAGARDAYVVPEGGSNALAVRGCAALGRELRGRADVVALACGTGGTLAGLAAGLAPDQRALGVAVLKGGFLTAEVHALQEAAFGGVRGSWQVADGFHFGGYARVPAELRAFAEDFGQLHGVPVEHLYVAKMLHALVALTRSGAFRTGTTIAAVVTGAPQ
- a CDS encoding N-acetylmuramoyl-L-alanine amidase, with translation MAPPMSAASFLAVLKDEGLTVVEVGDWQHHNRNSKGAWGPVNGVMIHHTVTQGSAATVRVCRDGHTDLPGPLCHGVITKDGRVHLVGYGRANHAGLGDDDVLRAVIAEKALPHDNEANTDGNSRFYGFECENLGDGEDPWPDAQLTAIEKVSAAICRHHGWTERSVIGHLEWQPGKIDPKGFTMAWLRERVRDRLK